A region of Arabidopsis thaliana chromosome 5, partial sequence DNA encodes the following proteins:
- the OVA2 gene encoding tRNA synthetase class I (I, L, M and V) family protein (ovule abortion 2 (OVA2); FUNCTIONS IN: isoleucine-tRNA ligase activity, nucleotide binding, zinc ion binding, aminoacyl-tRNA ligase activity, ATP binding; INVOLVED IN: tRNA aminoacylation for protein translation, ovule development; LOCATED IN: chloroplast; EXPRESSED IN: 22 plant structures; EXPRESSED DURING: 13 growth stages; CONTAINS InterPro DOMAIN/s: Aminoacyl-tRNA synthetase, class I, conserved site (InterPro:IPR001412), Isoleucyl-tRNA synthetase (InterPro:IPR018353), Isoleucyl-tRNA synthetase, class Ia (InterPro:IPR002301), Aminoacyl-tRNA synthetase, class 1a, anticodon-binding (InterPro:IPR009080), Isoleucyl-tRNA synthetase, class Ia, N-terminal (InterPro:IPR015905), Rossmann-like alpha/beta/alpha sandwich fold (InterPro:IPR014729), Valyl/Leucyl/Isoleucyl-tRNA synthetase, class Ia, editing (InterPro:IPR009008), Valyl/Leucyl/Isoleucyl-tRNA synthetase, class I, anticodon-binding (InterPro:IPR013155), Aminoacyl-tRNA synthetase, class Ia (InterPro:IPR002300); BEST Arabidopsis thaliana protein match is: tRNA synthetase class I (I, L, M and V) family protein (TAIR:AT4G10320.1); Has 43537 Blast hits to 37490 proteins in 3160 species: Archae - 1106; Bacteria - 24914; Metazoa - 887; Fungi - 735; Plants - 377; Viruses - 0; Other Eukaryotes - 15518 (source: NCBI BLink).): MSSFFKSFAGNPREAAAMAMVQSSSYRVLSGKSCSNLRRNTPLDSFLAKGRSSVKAFSFLYVSRFSTEPNNEFGHSSKRRSRGPVMAAKKASEGEKQEDGKYKQTVDLPKTGFGMRANSLTREPELQKLWEENQVFKRVSDNNNGGSFILHDGPPYANGDLHMGHALNKILKDIINRYKLLQNYKVQYVPGWDCHGLPIELKVLQSLDQEVRKELTPLKLRAKAAKFAKATVKTQMESFKRFGVWADWNNPYLTLDPEYEAAQIEVFGQMALKGYIYRGRKPVHWSPSSRTALAEAELEYPEGHISKSIYAIFKLVGGAKTSLLDEFIPNIYLAVWTTTPWTMPANAAVAVNAKLQYSVVEVQSFSEDESTVTSNKKKIPGKVLKNQQKLFVIVATDLVPALEAKWGVKLSISKTFLGSDLENCRYTHPIDNRDCPVVIGGDYITTESGTGLVHTAPGHGQEDYATGLKYGLPLVSPVDDEGKFTEEAGQFRGLSVLGEGNTAVVSYLDENMSLVMEESYAHKYPYDWRTKKPTIFRATEQWFASVEGFRTATMDAINNVKWVPHQAVNRISAMTSSRSDWCISRQRTWGVPIPAFYHVKTKEPLMNEETINHVKSIISQKGSDAWWYMSVEDLLPEKYRDKAADYEKGTDTMDVWFDSGSSWAGVLGKREGLSFPADVYLEGTDQHRGWFQSSLLTSIATQGKAPYSAVITHGFVLDEKGMKMSKSLGNVVDPRLVIEGGKNSKDAPAYGADVMRLWVSSVDYTGDVLIGPQILRQMSDIYRKLRGTLRYLLGNLHDWRVDNAVPYQDLPIIDQHALFQLENVVKNIQECYENYQFFKIFQIIQRFTIVDLSNFYFDIAKDRLYTGGTSSFTRRSCQTVLSTHLLSILRVIAPIVPHLAEDVWQNLPFEYRNEDGSAAEFVFELKWPTLNEQWLSFPAEDVLFWQRLLEVSKLS; encoded by the exons ATGTCGTCTTTCTTCAAATCCTTCGCGGGAAATCCCAGGGAAGCTGCTGCAATGGCGATGGTTCAATCTTCATCTTACAGA GTTTTGTCAGGTAAAAGTTGTTCAAATTTAAGGAGAAACACGCCGTTGGATTCTTTTCTTGCCAAGGGAAGGTCTTCCGTCAAGGCTTTTTCATTCTTATATGTCTCACGGTTTTCAACTGAACCAAACAATGAGTTTGGTCATTCATCAAAACGAAGGTCTCGTGGGCCTGTTATGGCAGCCAAGAAAGCATCTGAAG GGGAAAAGCAAGAAGATGGAAAGTACAAGCAAACGGTTGATTTGCCAAAGACTGGTTTTGGTATGAGAGCGAATTCTTTGACAAGGGAACCTGAACTCCAGAAGTTGTGGGAAGAGAACCAGGTCTTCAAGAGAGTTTCTGATAATAACAATGGA GGGAGTTTCATTCTTCATGATGGTCCTCCTTATGCCAATGGTGATCTGCATATGGGTCATGCTCTTAACAAGATACTGAAGGATATCATTAATCGCTATAAG CTGCTCCAAAACTATAAAGTTCAGTACGTTCCTGGGTGGGATTGCCATGGCCTTCCAATTGAGTTGAAAG TTCTGCAGTCCCTGGATCAGGAAGTAAGAAAGGAACTTACACCATTAAAATTAAGGGCAAAGGCGGCGAAATTTGCAAAAGCAACAGTCAAAACACAAATGGAATCATTTAAG CGATTTGGAGTATGGGCAGACTGGAACAATCCTTATCTAACTCTTGATCCGGAATATGAAGCAGCTCAG ATTGAAGTATTTGGCCAGATGGCCTTGAAAGGGTACATTTATAGAGGTAGGAAACCAGTTCACTGGAGCCCTTCATCTCGGACTGCTCTTGCAGAAGCTGAACTAGAG TATCCGGAGGGTCATATTTCCAAAAGCATATATGCTATTTTTAAATTGGTTGGTGGAGCGAAAACAAGCCTTTTAGATGAGTTTATCCCTAATATATACTTGGCAGTATGGACAACTACACCTTGGACTATGCCAGCCAATGCTG CTGTCGCGGTGAATGCAAAGCTTCAGTACTCTGTTGTGGAAGTGCAGTCATTCTCAGAAGATGAATCAACAGTGACAagcaataaaaagaaaattcccGGGAAGGTTCtaaagaatcaacaaaagcTTTTCGTGATTGTAGCGACCGACCTTGTGCCAGCATTAGAAGCGAAATGGGGTGTGAAGCTTAGCATAAGTAAAACATTCCTTGGTTCAGATCTTGAAAACTGCAG GTACACTCATCCCATTGACAACAGAGACTGTCCAGTCGTTATAGGGGGTGATTACATAACTACAGAATCTGGAACAGGGTTGGTCCACACTGCCCCTGGTCATGGTCAGGAGGATTATGCAACTGGCCTGAAGTACGGGCTGCCTCTTGTCTCTCCGGTGGATGATGAAGGAAAGTTCACTGAAGAAGCTGGACAGTTTAGAGGGCTCTCTGTCCTTGGAGAAGGGAATACCGCTGTTGTCAGTTACCTGGATGAAAATATGTCTCTGGTCATGGAAGAATCTTATG CTCATAAATACCCATATGATTGGCGAACTAAGAAACCGACGATATTTAGAGCGACTGAGCAGTGGTTTGCATCGGTTGAAGGGTTTCGCACAGCCACAATGGATGCAATCAACAATGTAAAATGGGTACCACATCAG GCAGTAAACAGAATATCTGCCATGACTTCCAGTCGATCTGATTGGTGCATCTCAAGACAAAGGACATGGGGTGTCCCTATTCCTGCTTTTTATCATGTTAAGACAAAAGAACCACTCATGAATGAAGAGACAATCAACCATGTTAAAT CTATAATTTCCCAAAAGGGTAGTGATGCGTGGTGGTATATGTCAGTGGAAGACCTACTTCCTGAGAAATATCGTGATAAAGCAGCTGATTATGAAAAGGGGACTGATACGATGGACGTCTGGTTTGACTCAG GATCTTCTTGGGCTGGTGTATTAGGGAAACGCGAAGGTCTTAGTTTCCCTGCAGACGTGTATCTAGAAGGTACAGATCAGCATCGTGGATGGTTCCAAAGTTCTTTGTTAACAAGCATCGCAACGCAAG GAAAAGCCCCCTATTCTGCTGTTATAACACATGGATTTGTATTGGATGAGAAGGGTATGAAAATGAGCAAGTCTCTAGGTAACGTAGTGGACCCACGTTTGGTCATTGAAGGAGGGAAAAATTCAAAG GACGCACCTGCTTACGGAGCTGATGTTATGCGTCTTTGGGTTTCTAGTGTAGATTACACAGGGGATGTACTAATAGGTCCCCAGATTCTTCGTCAAATGTCTGATATATATAGGAAGTTAAGGGGAACGTTAAGATACCTCTTGGGAAATCTTCATGATTGGAGA GTTGATAATGCTGTTCCATACCAGGATTTACCTATCATTGATCAGCATGCTCTCTTTCAGCTTGAGAATGTTGTAAAGAATATACAAGAATGTTACGAGAACTACCAGTTCTTTAAAATATTCCAG ATCATACAACGATTCACAATTGTTGATCTGTCAAATTTCTACTTCGATATAGCTAAAGATAGACTGTATACTGG GGGTACTTCAAGTTTTACCAGAAGAAGCTGTCAAACAGTTCTTTCAACACATCTTTTATCCATATTGAGAGTGATTGCTCCAATCGTACCTCACCTAGCGGAAGATGTCTGGCAGAATCTTCCATTTGAGTACAGAAATGAAGATGGCTCTGCAGCAGAATTTGTCTTCGAACTTAAATGGCCTACTTTGAATGAACAATGGCTTTCATTTCCTGCTGAAGATGTTCTCTTCTGGCAAAGGCTTCTCGAGGTATCAAAACTCTCCTAA